The window AGCTGATCGCGGGCGCCGACGTGCTGCTGCAGAATTTGAAGCCGGGCTCGATGGACAAGCTCGGCTTCTCGCGCGAGCGGCTGCGCAAGGACTACCCGAAACTGATCATGTGCACGATCACCGGCTATGGCGACACCGGTCCGTACGCCGACCGCAAGGCCTATGACCTCCTGATCCAGGCCGAGAGCGGCCTCGCCTCGATCACCGGCGGCCCCGAAGGCGCCTCGCGCGTCGGCATGTCGATCGTCGATGTCGCCACCGGCGCCACCGCGCATGCGTCGATCCTCGAAGCGCTGATCGGGCGCGGCCGCACCGGCCAGGGTGCCGATATCCGCATTTCGATGTTCGACGTGATGGCCGACTGGCTCACCGTGCCGCTGCTCAATGCCGAGGACGGCAAGTCGCCGAAGCGGATCGGCCTCGCCCATCCCTCGATCGCGCCCTATGGCGTGTTCCGCTCGAAGGACGGCAAGGAGATCCTGATCTCGATCCAGAGCGAGCGCGAGTGGAAGACGCTGTGCGCCAAGGTGCTGGGCCAGCCCGGCCTGCCCGACGATCCGCGCTT of the Bradyrhizobium quebecense genome contains:
- a CDS encoding CaiB/BaiF CoA transferase family protein — encoded protein: MLPLEGLTVIAVEQAVAAPFCSSRLADAGAHVIKIERPEGDFARGYDAAAKGQSSYFVWLNRGKDSAVVDLATKEGRAQLEELIAGADVLLQNLKPGSMDKLGFSRERLRKDYPKLIMCTITGYGDTGPYADRKAYDLLIQAESGLASITGGPEGASRVGMSIVDVATGATAHASILEALIGRGRTGQGADIRISMFDVMADWLTVPLLNAEDGKSPKRIGLAHPSIAPYGVFRSKDGKEILISIQSEREWKTLCAKVLGQPGLPDDPRFANMVERVRNRAVTDRIVSDSFGKLTREDLLGKLAEADIAFAEVNSMDDLAKHPHLRRIEVDTPNGRVSYPAPGAIVVGEDRHYGKVPAIGERIKR